A segment of the Pecten maximus unplaced genomic scaffold, xPecMax1.1, whole genome shotgun sequence genome:
ataattaaatgtattgtttgcgTGGGAATAACTAATCATGAATTAAAGTCTtttatactgtagtaaaaccggaacaaggacataaatgttttggtaaatattttagtGGCCGGTTTAAGGATGCCATTATCTATGCATGTTTACTGCCCACAAAACTGGGTCAGCGCTTCTCACAGCAAGGGTCGGACCAGTTCCCTTGGTAACCGTGACATCTGATACTAGGGATGGTCAAGCTGCCTGCAGATGTTACATTCTTATCAGGGACCTTGTCCGAGCTGTTCAACTGGTTGTACACAGTACAGTGCTATTTCGACTTACACAGAAGATATTTGGATTAATCACGAAGAAGAAAGAGAGCATTTCTTTGATCAAAAGACAATGTAAGTAGGCTATATGATTTGCtttttaattatgtttcaaTTCCTGAA
Coding sequences within it:
- the LOC117318600 gene encoding uncharacterized protein LOC117318600, which encodes MFTAHKTGSALLTARVGPVPLVTVTSDTRDGQAACRCYILIRDLVRAVQLVVHSTVLFRLTQKIFGLITKKKESISLIKRQSTVRKNNRLCATATDSEIAAIAKDWFRFACDRDGKGEMNKKGHNRQLLQLSMLCLVTIPNRTDLGQITKINI